The Melitaea cinxia chromosome 9, ilMelCinx1.1, whole genome shotgun sequence DNA segment aaagcttatataataaattaaaccaaTGTCACTGTCATTTATTTTCGCTATCATCCGATAGAGAAACTGTTGAAGGGGCTCTATTTTTACATGTCCTTTACCTGAAATCAAATGTAAACTGTTTCTTTGAAGTTCAACGGACAACTTCAGACAGGGACTAAATTGGTGTCTAAAGTAGAGAACAGATTCACTTGaagttcaaatatattttttttgagtaCTTAGTACCAGGAACCATAAAATTGTCGGTATCAAAATCAATACTGAATTTTCGGAATCTTTCCGAAATATATTTCGAAATCTCATAAGCCtgattaaaatatgaaaaatgcaTAATGCATAGTTCTCATAACTTAGTGTGAGAagttggtctgcatttgtccatgatTTATGAGAATTTTTTTCCATGCAGAATTCCTTTACTCAAATACATGTTCAAATTACGCTTCGTGTCTTACGTAATCTTCTTATctgatataactttaaaatctaattttattataaaatctaataGACTAATATCTTGTCTTAAGAAGCTCAAATTTTAGAATGTAAATAATTGCTAATTAAAGGGTTCATTTCttgtaaacataaattaaagtCACACATTTATATTTCGTATCGATTACCTCAATACTGCATGCGCTAATTGTAAGTTGTACTTTACAAAACATAAGAAACTTAGAGTTACGTATTTTAATTTCACACTTAccttaatatatttgtaattacgtTACCTTAAGTGTCGATTTATGGGAGCAATCagcaaatataaatagtaacgTAGAACAGTAGAGAGCGTCGACAAAAAGGCCAATCTCTTTAAAACTGAATCCGAATCCATGATCTACGATCTCGGACAATGCACCGTACACCGCAATCGTTATGTTGAAAAACCTAATTAAATTGAACGTCTAATATTAAGTTAGGTATGACGTAATAAGTTGCGTTAATCTGTTAAGGTAGAAAAATCGTATCTTGAtgttgatgttatttttttataattgacaGTACATTTGTACATTACAAAACACTCAACTACTTACATGAAGAGGCAGTATGTAGAATAAGTACGCGCATACGCATTTCCCAGCAACTGTAGTTGCTCCGACAAATTCAGCCAAAGAAAACGATAACTCGATATCAAATTAGCTGTGCATTCTCTATGTACGTCCTGGTAATCAAAAAGCTATTGTTACACATGGTACATGTTAAAATTACTACATATGAACGATTATCTCTCATTCCATTACCCTTCTAAAACATTCTGAAAGACTTTGAGAAGCAATTTTAATTCCTTTGCAGTTGATATACCATAGAGCGCAGTTCATATTGATCATGGTTATTATATGGTAATAAGCTGTTGTATGTCGGAGCAAGAACCCATCCAATAAAGCACATAGACTAAGAAGAAAACAGATGGCAAGAAGCAAACAGCCCACACTTATGATTACAATCGAAGTCTTCAAGTTTGGAAATTGAAGATTTTCGCCTGTTACTCGATAATATCGTACCTAGAAAAATAAGaagcttaattattttttacagccTTCTCAATCGTCTTGTAAggtacaaattatatttttatttaagtcacgTACATATGTTCTATGGAAGTTAAGTTCCCAAGTaacaaaattttggtaaaattaTTCGACCCTTACTTGAAACTTTCCCCAATTCGTTTTATAAATTGCGACTTGATGTGCTACACCCCAGCCGACGAAAGGTATCCAAAAGTGAGGAACCAGAAAAGCCACGAAAAGAATCGAATAAATGTAGTCATCGAATTTTTTGGTAGAACGTAAAATCAAAATACGCTCGTAACCAACTATAAGAACAACTACAGTTGCCACTATGTAGAAAAATATAGCATAAGCCGTGGCTCGAGATTTCCAGCTAAATGTAATAGTTCCTAAAAGTAAAattagttttgttaattttctttgttattaataaatattgaaatgcGTATGTGTATCAGATCTTCTTAACCCTATCTGAAAGGGGCCAAGAATGTTATTCCAATTTCTGctacataattaaaacaatgttttagtcaaattaatttttacacgcTGTTATATAGATAagaatttaaaatctaaattataaatttaaaaaatgttttcgaaacgttaaataaattttaaaatgaaaattaaaatatcaagcGCCTATCAAAAGTATAGTAATAGATACAggacatatatatacatagcatatttatgtgtattcttcttttaaccgacttcaaaaaaaggaggaggttactcaattcgaccgtatatatgttttttttttatgtatgttcggggataacaccgtcgtttatggaccgatttcgataattctttttttcttggaaaggagatattcctagtttggcaccatgataaggaaaacaaggatctgatgataggagaaatcgagggaaactctcgaaaatccgcataactttttactggatgtaccgattttaatgattttaaatttaatcgaaagccgatatttatcatgtggtcacatttaaatttcatcgagatctttTGGAGAGagaacttttggagtaatctttgataatgcgtatttacttgactattttttcgtctacctacgttgtattacttgtcgatataattgaagtcggttttttttcgtttgcctgcaaacataattattgtttgattcagcctgtaacatcccactgctgagcataggtctctttcttcatgtaggagaagcgtTGGAGCatggtcggagcttaatccattacgGTGTTCcacggttggcggatattttcccTTCTATGAGGAGTAAAGATCGCCATCAAATGTCTATGATAAAAACCAGGAcctacagcttaacgtgctctctgaggcacgatgAAAACCCACAAAGGCAGAAAACCAGACCGgaaagcaatatttttatatctgtctgaaaattttaaatgaaaattttaatacttaattaaaacagCATCATaactagtctggccataaatactgttacataaaaacttttctttttttcaactttttaattattttgaaattggaatacgtatattattttaaaacttattttgattttgcgccatttaacatatttttttgtgttcattatcaaattacaatatggaaTGGGGTGTTAACGAAAATAGGATTGATCGCCTTGCACAAAGTAGTTATGGAGCCGTCGATCATATCCCAGACACTTCAAAAGCTTGGTATCAGCCGTATGTTCGTATATCGTACTATCAACAGATACAGCAACACTTCGTCTGTCGAAGACCAGAAAAAATCGGGGCGGCCGCGTGTTTTTAGAACTACAAAGGCTGTTAATGCTGTTAAAGCCGGAATTCGTCGAAACCCCGTTGTGAAGCAAAAAATCTTATCGCAAGAAATGAAGATTCCCGCTAGGACTCTGtcgcgtattataaaacaagacctGAAGCTCGGTGCTTATCGCCGATATACAGGACATGCCCTAAATCAATCTTTACAATTAGAGAGAGTGGATCGATCAAAACACCTTCTGTCGCGATACGCAGGTGAAAGGCACAGAAATATCctctttaccgatgaaaaaatttTCACGATTGAAGACACTACaataagcaaaataataaagtgtacgctcacagttctaaagaagctgctcaagttgtcggaaaggtacaacgtggtcatcatcctgcgtcagtgatggtttggtagggcgtgtcttatcaaggagtcacaaaactacagccaaagtgtatcaagatacagtCTTGGATCATGTTGTGAATATCTGTGTGTGTCGTGAAGTGTGAAGTGTCTCAgcaatatactttttaaaatataccgtGGACTTTCCAGCAGGACTCTGTACCTGGTCACAAGGCACGAACTACCCAAGCCTGGCTTgaaaccaacgttccggacttTATAAGAGTTGAAGACTGACCCTCATCTAGCCCAGACCTCAACCCTTTAGACTTCAAATTATTGTCAGTTTTTGAGGATCATCAGGATTTGTCATGGCCTGATCTAAACGACACGGCGACATTGAGTCTCTTACAAAATCTTTGGAGCAAGCAGTGGCGAAATTACCCTTGGAAACAGTGAGTAAATCCATAGATTCGTGGTCAAACAGATTAAAGGCCTGTATTAAAGCTAAAGGTGGCCATttcgaatagaatatttttttattttttgctaagacgttaataaatatgtaggtataaattttaataatattacattacttcatttaaaaaaatgcattttcatttgtaacagaacttATGGCTGGACTAGGTATAAGTATTTTGGGTTAAAAGGTTTGTATAAGTAGtggttatttgtatttttgtaaatatttttaatatagtaaaGAGAACGTTACATGTGaccattaataatattttttaatgtataagtaGACATAGACACACAATAGCACAGCTTAAACCCACTAAGCTTTGAAACCTTAGTgggttttttgttgttattattagttAAGCAATGTattgtgaataaaaaataaaaactagtgcgctttagaccacactactgaaataaaacttctttaccaATAGGCCAGCAagataggcctgcactgtgtcatAAATATACGAAacggctatgagagaaagagagaaagaaaatgtgtgctctctttcatcacacttttcgtaacgttcttgTCACGATTTCATAAGCTTACTCCCCTAGTCAAGCATGCATagtgaagttttacttcaaaattgtacgcttcagcctgtaatattccacaactgggcataggcctctttccccatgtaagagaaggatcagagtttaatccaccatgctgctccaatgcgggttggcggatataatcctactatgagtaacgattgctatcaggtgtatatgataacaaccgggaccgacggcttaacgtgctctccgatgcacggtggggagacccactaggactgcacaaacacccagaccacggcaaacacctgtatgttAGCGCGCGACGCGCTCAGCGCGTACAAATTACACAcagcactacaccagagcgatgcCCTTCGATGCAACCGtagtttatttgtatatatattaaaaataaaacacaccaGGCCTCGAACGAGTAATAGGCATAACAGCTAAAGCTCTAAACAAGACTAAAAGCAGTTTGTGGTCCCTGTAGAACTGATCGTGAATCTCACAAGTGTCGCCATCTTGTGACGACAAAAGATTTCGTTGCTCCCTTTCCtgaaaagttttatatataggtataacagAATTTTCTTATTAAGCACTATTGTCAAATTCTGAATGCATTTTCACTTCATCTGATTTTATCGAATTTAATTGTAGGCCAAACTGATTGAGAgctgattttaaataatattttacaatgtttacAAAAATGTACTCACGTAATCCTTTTGTGTTTTCTCATAAACGACTCTATTTAATTGAACATGTTTCATATCATTACGTAAAAGCGAATTGTTTATTCCTTCTTCAAATAAGTGGTCGGGTATCATTTTTGAGTGAATATTCACTTCTAAAA contains these protein-coding regions:
- the LOC123656421 gene encoding gustatory and odorant receptor 22-like, whose amino-acid sequence is MIPDHLFEEGINNSLLRNDMKHVQLNRVVYEKTQKDYEREQRNLLSSQDGDTCEIHDQFYRDHKLLLVLFRALAVMPITRSRPGTITFSWKSRATAYAIFFYIVATVVVLIVGYERILILRSTKKFDDYIYSILFVAFLVPHFWIPFVGWGVAHQVAIYKTNWGKFQVRYYRVTGENLQFPNLKTSIVIISVGCLLLAICFLLSLCALLDGFLLRHTTAYYHIITMINMNCALWYINCKGIKIASQSLSECFRRDVHRECTANLISSYRFLWLNLSEQLQLLGNAYARTYSTYCLFMFFNITIAVYGALSEIVDHGFGFSFKEIGLFVDALYCSTLLFIFADCSHKSTLKVAAGVQDTLLSIDVLSVDRPTQKEIDHFIQAIEMNPAVVSLKGYAHVNRELLTSAISMIAIYLIVLLQFKISLPKDLSTSTYD